The following proteins are encoded in a genomic region of Liolophura sinensis isolate JHLJ2023 chromosome 5, CUHK_Ljap_v2, whole genome shotgun sequence:
- the LOC135465771 gene encoding glomulin-like isoform X1 has translation MCVLNGIRQSVAVLHRECVVLDIVLEVIMADLMADPLEYIKDLQVSLKVRDSVEFRRLVQTKQALQPGIFWDFATEICKHLTNAIYEEAAVFFETCEEGLKYLIENGNPKELLIIILEHIDDDRDDLKYRTLMEATQAILLKIPTRRVKSLDIALETLFGHIASLEQPDECGLEGEEKKLLEGDPKVARIGEVVKLFLQFLRPFVWEVSVNNPNNAREKNGHQVRELTRCILKLLSHPLLYVDLSHTDDTGQVTKTLCRTDAEITVQYLSQLHTNFHKLIMSTLDSNAHIERENWMKQERKRTRIEDNIDKQDGILDDVDMDLELEEPVPEDSLACFSYLVHGEQIGRRNWPCVYSHTYTLCHCLPFIKRLLRKRESLVIYKGIFLAEAILDNIPRKTLLADLLELDETTDFVLVLIDIMLHCSVTELRQLAVKLLPYFINKFTLQGRYKLMEFVLHKTSHSGIASLVVKMIKDQLAAVLKSKDSGKPFVGASLEKLVSFALKLPEGATSDLLDQSDRIMAGLNLVRFLVLSDSPTVNKTGVWSRLEIIEGEFLNPLKTGINMSRAHYDMELKNIKSGRKTSDEIEMNVNVNGVNSLEMSEQEKVQVLQNAVVTFDLMESVHGRVSEIISAQKNAQKTDNSASVSV, from the exons ATGTGTGTTTTGAACGGGATAAG GCAATCAGTTGCTGTTTTGCATCGTGAGTGTGTTGTCCTTGACATTGTGCTGGAGGTGATCATGGCTGATTTGATGGCTGATCCACTGGAGTATATTAAAGATCTCCAAGTCAGCCTGAAGGTCAGAGACAGTGTAGAGTTTCGCAGATTAGTCCAAACCAAACAGGCACTCCAGCCGGGAATATTCTGGGATTTTGCTACAGAAATCTGCAAACATTTGACAAATGCCATTTATGAAGAAGCCGCTGTCTTCTTTGAGACATGTGAGGAAGGGTTGAAATACTTGATCGAGAATGGTAACCCTAAAGAGCTGCTCATCATCATCCTAGAGCACATAGATGACGATAGAGATGACCTCAAATACCGCACGTTGATGGAGGCCACTCAGGCAATTCTTTTGAAGATTCCAACGAGGCGGGTGAAGTCATTGGACATTGCTCTGGAAACCTTGTTTGGCCACATTGCCAGTTTAGAGCAGCCAGATGAGTGTGGACTGGAAGGAGAGGAAAAGAAACTTCTGGAAGGGGATCCAAAAGTGGCAAGGATTGGAGAAGTTGTGAAACTGTTTCTACAATTCCTACGACCTTTTGTATGGGAAGTATCCGTCAACAATCCGAACAATGCTAGGGAAAAAAATGGTCACCAAGTAAGGGAGCTAACTCGGTGTATTCTAAAACTGCTGAGTCATCCTTTGTTGTATGTGGATCTGTCGCACACGGATGACACGGGACAGGTCACAAAGACTTTGTGCAGGACGGATGCAGAAATAACGGTACAGTACTTATCACAACTACACACAAATTTTCATAAACTTATAATGTCGACTTTAGACTCGAATGCTCACATTGAAAGGGAAAATTGGATGAAACAAGAAAGGAAGCGGACTAGGATTGAGGACAACATCGACAAGCAAGATGGGATTTTGGATGATGTTGATATGGATCTGGAACTGGAGGAACCTGTTCCCGAGGACAGCCTGGCCTGTTTCTCCTACCTTGTACATGGAGAGCAGATAGGACGAAGGAACTGGCCATGTGTATATAGCCATACATACACTCTCTGCCATTGCTTACCATTCATCAAAAGACTCCTACGGAAACGAGAAAGTCTGGTGATTTATAAAGGCATTTTCTTGGCAGAGGCCATATTGGACAACATTCCCCGTAAGACTTTGTTAGCAGATCTCTTAGAGCTGGACGAGACGACGGATTTTGTCTTGGTACTCATTGACATTATGTTACATTGTTCTGTAACTGAACTCAGGCAGTTGGCTGTCAAACTCTTACCATACTTTATCAATAAGTTCACATTACAAGGGCGGTATAAACTCATGGAATTTGTTCTTCACAAAACGTCACATTCCGGCATTGCTTCACTAGTTGTGAAAATGATTAAAGACCAGTTAGCTGCTGTTCTCAAGTCTAAGGATTCCGGCAAGCCGTTCGTTGGAGCATCCTTAGAGAAACTTGTCAGCTTCGCTTTAAAGCTTCCAGAAGGCGCCACTAGTGATCTCCTTGACCAATCAGATCGCATCATGGCTGGTTTAAATTTGGTGCGTTTCTTGGTGCTTAGCGACTCCCCAACAGTTAATAAAACTGGAGTTTGGAGTCGATTAGAGATCATAGAAGGAGAGTTCTTGAACCCCTTGAAAACCGGGATTAACATGTCAAGAGCTCACTATGACATGGAATTGAAAAACATCAAATCTGGTAGAAAAACTTCTGACG
- the LOC135465674 gene encoding uncharacterized protein LOC135465674 isoform X2 — protein MFIFARTSPLAMNVICFIFSTKTTQAADSGETVLSGTRFLTLNNGERDGSRLLHRTPRSVNEDNLSDTEVQQIVDGHNAYRRGEGASNMEYMLVWAKSHEVGCGITRCANFTKGNAIRHNITYFGCNYVPRGNYNGVAPYKKGPACSNCTSGERWCKTGLCYNKCPGTDPACDPTTTNSTTSTTFTPCASPSEPVTSTVTSEATKLPVTSVSGSVGCLSSLCQHGSTLVLKGTQCICDCSENYRGENCQFSRLEDRFGAVFNFVGDINRWDVAWQALLAQIPTSVNQYCRDNPGLCCEKEASIGSGMFINASHLRVGSGYPYALPDGGERFTVSILALYNPQNTFCRYNTDYIKTDVYVSGETLYNGIMYQKNLLSDVLASCCNFALVTAGPGPFPVTNLSDGWLPWKSALVGLSAVGAVVALLVLLFRFRHTLNLNRETLWKNRRHDNNLYNVDDIQEMKDTKQTYGQIKYAEKQEGEHTYEESQDAENRKVGI, from the exons ATGTTTATCTTTGCTCGAACATCTCCACTGGCTATGAAcgttatttgttttattttttccaccAAGACGACACAAGCTGCTGATTCTGGCGAAACTGTTTTATCGGGAACCAGGTTTTTGACACTTAATAACGGCGAACGGGATGGTTCCCGACTGTTGCATCGGACCCCACGGTCTGTGAACGAAGATAACTTGTCAGACACGGAAGTACAACAGATCGTGGATGGCCACAACGCTTACAGGCGCGGGGAAGGAGCCTCTAATATGGAGTACATG TTAGTATGGGCCAAATCACATGAAGTCGGATGTGGAATAACACGTTGTGCAAATTTCACCAAAGGCAATGCCATCCGCCATAACATTACATACTTTGGCTGTAACTACGTTCCTCG TGGTAACTATAACGGGGTTGCCCCATATAAAAAAGGCCCAGCCTGCTCTAATTGTACATCTGGGGAGAGGTGGTGCAAAACCGGTCTCTGCT ATAACAAATGCCCTGGCACGGATCCTGCTTGCG ACCCAACGACCACCAATTCTACCACATCAACTACATTCACGCCATGCGCATCACCGTCAGAACCCGTGACGTCTACCGTGACGTCAGAGGCAACAAAGCTTCCAGTGACATCAGTGTCTGGATCTGTCGGTTGTTTATCCAGCCTCTGTCAACATGGATCCACTCTCGTTCTTAAGGGCACACAGTGCATTTGTGACTGCTCGGAGAATTACCGTGGTGAAAACTGCCAAT TTTCTAGATTAGAGGATCGGTTCGGCGCTGTGTTTAATTTCGTTGGGGACATCAATAGG TGGGATGTGGCTTGGCAGGCTTTACTAGCCCAGATTCCGACATCTGTTAACCAGTACTGTCGGGACAATCCGGGACTCTGTTGTGAGAAAGAGGCTTCCATTGG ATCTGGCATGTTCATCAACGCGTCTCATTTGCGGGTGGGGTCAGGTTACCCGTACGCTCTGCCCGATGGAGGGGAAAGGTTTACCGTCAGTATCCTAGCCCTGTACAACCCACAGAACACCTTCTGTCGGTACAACACGGACTATATAAAAACAG ACGTTTATGTTTCCGGGGAGACGCTGTACAATGGGATAATGTACCAGAAGAACCTGTTGTCGGATGTACTGGCATCGTGCTGTAACTTTGCCCTGGTGACAGCGGGTCCTGGCCCATTCCCGGTCACAAACCTATCGGATGGATGGTTACCCTGGAAAAGCGCACTCGTGGGCTTGTCTGCTGTTGGGGCCGTTGTAGCTCTTTTGGTTTTGCTTTTCCGCTTCCG GCACACCTTAAATTTAAACAGAGAAACCTTGTGGAAAAATAGGAGACACGACAACAATTTGTATAATGTGGATGATATACAAGAAATGAAAGACACAAAACAGACATATGGACAGATTAAATATGCTGAAAAACAGGAAGGTGAGCATACATATGAAGAGAGTCAGGATGCTGAAAACAGGAAGGTGGGAATCTAG
- the LOC135465674 gene encoding uncharacterized protein LOC135465674 isoform X1 — protein MFIFARTSPLAMNVICFIFSTKTTQAADSGETVLSGTRFLTLNNGERDGSRLLHRTPRSVNEDNLSDTEVQQIVDGHNAYRRGEGASNMEYMVWNSELARMATDYVRLCVWAHSTMDKRDYNISYSRVGENLQYTSGGRNVSVALAMWFREKAFYNYSSRSCTPGKMCGHYTQLVWAKSHEVGCGITRCANFTKGNAIRHNITYFGCNYVPRGNYNGVAPYKKGPACSNCTSGERWCKTGLCYNKCPGTDPACDPTTTNSTTSTTFTPCASPSEPVTSTVTSEATKLPVTSVSGSVGCLSSLCQHGSTLVLKGTQCICDCSENYRGENCQFSRLEDRFGAVFNFVGDINRWDVAWQALLAQIPTSVNQYCRDNPGLCCEKEASIGSGMFINASHLRVGSGYPYALPDGGERFTVSILALYNPQNTFCRYNTDYIKTDVYVSGETLYNGIMYQKNLLSDVLASCCNFALVTAGPGPFPVTNLSDGWLPWKSALVGLSAVGAVVALLVLLFRFRHTLNLNRETLWKNRRHDNNLYNVDDIQEMKDTKQTYGQIKYAEKQEGEHTYEESQDAENRKVGI, from the exons ATGTTTATCTTTGCTCGAACATCTCCACTGGCTATGAAcgttatttgttttattttttccaccAAGACGACACAAGCTGCTGATTCTGGCGAAACTGTTTTATCGGGAACCAGGTTTTTGACACTTAATAACGGCGAACGGGATGGTTCCCGACTGTTGCATCGGACCCCACGGTCTGTGAACGAAGATAACTTGTCAGACACGGAAGTACAACAGATCGTGGATGGCCACAACGCTTACAGGCGCGGGGAAGGAGCCTCTAATATGGAGTACATG GTATGGAATTCAGAACTGGCGAGGATGGCCACGGATTATGTCAGGCTGTGTGTCTGGGCTCACAGCACGATGGATAAGCGAGATTACAACATCTCGTACAGTCGTGTGGGCGAGAACTTGCAGTACACGTCTGGCGGAAGGAACGTTAGCGTGGCATTGGCAATGTGGTTCCGAGAGAAGGCATTTTACAATTACAGCTCTCGTAGTTGTACTCCAGGGAAAATGTGTGGTCACTACACCcaa TTAGTATGGGCCAAATCACATGAAGTCGGATGTGGAATAACACGTTGTGCAAATTTCACCAAAGGCAATGCCATCCGCCATAACATTACATACTTTGGCTGTAACTACGTTCCTCG TGGTAACTATAACGGGGTTGCCCCATATAAAAAAGGCCCAGCCTGCTCTAATTGTACATCTGGGGAGAGGTGGTGCAAAACCGGTCTCTGCT ATAACAAATGCCCTGGCACGGATCCTGCTTGCG ACCCAACGACCACCAATTCTACCACATCAACTACATTCACGCCATGCGCATCACCGTCAGAACCCGTGACGTCTACCGTGACGTCAGAGGCAACAAAGCTTCCAGTGACATCAGTGTCTGGATCTGTCGGTTGTTTATCCAGCCTCTGTCAACATGGATCCACTCTCGTTCTTAAGGGCACACAGTGCATTTGTGACTGCTCGGAGAATTACCGTGGTGAAAACTGCCAAT TTTCTAGATTAGAGGATCGGTTCGGCGCTGTGTTTAATTTCGTTGGGGACATCAATAGG TGGGATGTGGCTTGGCAGGCTTTACTAGCCCAGATTCCGACATCTGTTAACCAGTACTGTCGGGACAATCCGGGACTCTGTTGTGAGAAAGAGGCTTCCATTGG ATCTGGCATGTTCATCAACGCGTCTCATTTGCGGGTGGGGTCAGGTTACCCGTACGCTCTGCCCGATGGAGGGGAAAGGTTTACCGTCAGTATCCTAGCCCTGTACAACCCACAGAACACCTTCTGTCGGTACAACACGGACTATATAAAAACAG ACGTTTATGTTTCCGGGGAGACGCTGTACAATGGGATAATGTACCAGAAGAACCTGTTGTCGGATGTACTGGCATCGTGCTGTAACTTTGCCCTGGTGACAGCGGGTCCTGGCCCATTCCCGGTCACAAACCTATCGGATGGATGGTTACCCTGGAAAAGCGCACTCGTGGGCTTGTCTGCTGTTGGGGCCGTTGTAGCTCTTTTGGTTTTGCTTTTCCGCTTCCG GCACACCTTAAATTTAAACAGAGAAACCTTGTGGAAAAATAGGAGACACGACAACAATTTGTATAATGTGGATGATATACAAGAAATGAAAGACACAAAACAGACATATGGACAGATTAAATATGCTGAAAAACAGGAAGGTGAGCATACATATGAAGAGAGTCAGGATGCTGAAAACAGGAAGGTGGGAATCTAG